A single region of the Bacteroidota bacterium genome encodes:
- a CDS encoding T9SS type A sorting domain-containing protein yields the protein MKKTIILILFLIVSKVSFAQWTAIDSGVFAAVWLVQPNDGWSFASTFRHWDGTNWTTVIQDSAFMAQTCAFTSPNDGWVFGLQDSLYWYNGSVWTKKYSGRHWILYCDFFDTDNGWLLSPDTTYQYQNGIWSMHTISLPAYIPNLYYTSISASDQNTAWITGITTFYQPARDTSYIFKFSSGQWIIDTALPNVYLYAICFSDQNHGWAGGLDITTYQSIIFKYDGNGWHTEYISPGHNTYGVNAIYMFNNHLGWASDGYYEINGYNGSTWSFLDSIPGKLVAQFSFSDPSNGWVLGRNAGHFWPSGYIYSTTTGGLGVETLKSSNPSEISIFPNPATDYISVECVHKQNLTLSIFNIVGELVLKNELLSSTSEIDIRSLPAGMYIIKASAATWTAQKKIIKE from the coding sequence ATGAAAAAGACAATTATCCTGATTTTGTTTTTGATTGTTTCCAAAGTTTCATTCGCACAGTGGACTGCCATTGATTCAGGAGTATTCGCTGCTGTATGGCTTGTGCAACCTAATGATGGCTGGTCGTTTGCAAGCACCTTCAGACATTGGGACGGAACAAACTGGACAACTGTAATACAAGACTCCGCCTTCATGGCTCAAACTTGTGCTTTCACTTCCCCCAATGATGGGTGGGTTTTTGGGTTACAAGACAGTCTGTACTGGTATAATGGTTCAGTATGGACAAAAAAATATTCGGGCAGGCATTGGATTTTATACTGTGATTTCTTCGATACAGATAATGGCTGGCTATTGAGTCCTGATACAACTTATCAATATCAAAATGGAATCTGGTCAATGCATACGATTTCTTTGCCGGCATATATTCCCAACCTTTACTATACTTCAATTTCTGCCAGTGACCAGAATACTGCATGGATAACCGGTATTACGACTTTTTATCAACCAGCCAGAGACACATCATATATCTTCAAATTTTCATCCGGTCAATGGATTATTGATACGGCACTCCCGAATGTATATTTGTACGCTATTTGTTTTTCAGACCAAAACCATGGTTGGGCCGGCGGTCTTGATATTACTACCTACCAGAGCATTATTTTCAAATATGATGGCAACGGCTGGCATACAGAGTATATAAGTCCAGGGCATAATACATACGGTGTCAATGCAATCTATATGTTTAATAATCATTTGGGTTGGGCTTCCGATGGATATTATGAAATAAATGGTTATAACGGTTCAACGTGGTCATTTCTTGATTCAATCCCGGGTAAATTAGTAGCGCAATTTTCATTTTCCGACCCTTCAAATGGCTGGGTTTTGGGAAGGAATGCCGGACACTTTTGGCCTTCCGGTTATATTTATAGTACGACAACTGGCGGGTTGGGAGTAGAAACTCTTAAATCTTCCAACCCATCAGAAATAAGCATTTTCCCTAATCCGGCAACGGACTACATTTCTGTTGAATGTGTTCACAAACAAAATTTAACGTTATCAATATTCAATATTGTTGGTGAGCTTGTGCTAAAAAATGAATTGCTCAGTTCAACTTCCGAAATTGATATTCGTTCGTTGCCGGCAGGCATGTATATAATTAAAG